The genomic interval TAATAGCGGATCACCGCTGGGATGATCCCCGCCGCGCCATTGGTCGGCGCGGTGACGACCTTGCCGCCCGCGGCGTTCTCCTCGTTCACCGCCATCGCCCACAGGTTGATCCAGTCCATCATCGCCATCGGATCGGACAGGTTCGCCTCATGCCGTTCGCGTATGTCGGCGGCGATCTGCGGCGCGCGGCGCTTGACCTTGAGCCCGCCGGGCAGCACGCCGGTGCTCGAGCAGCCGGCGTCGATCGACGCGTCCATCGCCGCCGCGATTTCGTCGAGCCCCGCCTCCACCTCCGCGAGGCTGCGGTGCGCAAGCTCATTCTCGAGCATCATTTCGGCAAAGCTCTTGCCCGACGCGGCGCCCATTTCCATGAGGTCGGCGCCCGAGGTGAAGGCGAAGGGCAGTTCGACCTCGTCCTCCGCCCCGCGGCTGTTGCGCCCCGCCTCATCCTCATCGACGACGAAGCCGCCGCCGATCGAGAAATACATGCGCTTCGCGAGGATCTCGCCCTCGCCGTCGCGGGCGGTGAAGCTGACCGCATTGCTGTGGAAGGGCTGGCGCTGCTTCATCTGGAAATGGAGGTCGCGCGCGGGCTGGAAGCGGACGCGCTGGCGGCCGAGCAGATAGAGGAAGCCCTCGCTCTCCGCCCGGTCCCAATGCGCCTTGATCGCGGCGAGGCTGGTCGAGGCGGGGATTTCGCCCGCGAGCCCCGCGACGA from uncultured Sphingopyxis sp. carries:
- a CDS encoding L-serine ammonia-lyase — protein: MTISLFELFKIGVGPSSSHTVGPMVAARRFTVWLDEQALLAKTAHVEADLYGSLALTGKGHAADTAVVAGLAGEIPASTSLAAIKAHWDRAESEGFLYLLGRQRVRFQPARDLHFQMKQRQPFHSNAVSFTARDGEGEILAKRMYFSIGGGFVVDEDEAGRNSRGAEDEVELPFAFTSGADLMEMGAASGKSFAEMMLENELAHRSLAEVEAGLDEIAAAMDASIDAGCSSTGVLPGGLKVKRRAPQIAADIRERHEANLSDPMAMMDWINLWAMAVNEENAAGGKVVTAPTNGAAGIIPAVIRYYRRSYRGDAAGVRTFLLAAGAVGALYKRNASISGAEVGCQGEVGVACSMAAAGLTAALGGTNAQVENAAEIGMEHNLGLTCDPIGGLVQIPCIERNAMGAIKAIDASRIAMIGDGTHVVSLDTVIATMLQTGRDMRDKYKETSKGGLAVSVVEC